From a region of the Helianthus annuus cultivar XRQ/B chromosome 5, HanXRQr2.0-SUNRISE, whole genome shotgun sequence genome:
- the LOC110938959 gene encoding uclacyanin 1 encodes MANKNLCIFILIATIVTQATWVRAVEYTVGECKGWNEGVDFQAWADGKQYVQGDRLVFNYEYGKHNVVLLPDQASLDNCNLEKPLISLAHCGRNVVNLRTPGRVFVSSAVGEDCKKGLKFWVDVKPCPAVLQGAHYIT; translated from the exons ATGGCTAACAAAAATTTGTGTATATTCATCCTCATAGCAACAATAGTGACTCAAGCTACATGGGTTCGAGCTGTGGAATATACGGTTGGTGAATGTAAAGGTTGGAACGAGGGTGTTGATTTCCAAGCTTGGGCCGACGGGAAGCAATACGTTCAAGGAGACAGACTTG TTTTCAATTACGAATACGGAAAACACAATGTAGTGTTACTACCAGATCAAGCCTCATTGGATAACTGTAATCTTGAGAAACCACTTATATCACTCGCTCATTGTGGAAGGAATGTTGTCAACCTACGTACCCCGGGAAGGGTTTTTGTATCCAGTGCCGTCGGAGAGGATTGTAAGAAAGGCCTGAAGTTTTGGGTCGATGTCAAGCCATGTCCTGCAGTACTGCAAGGAGCACACTACATAACTTAA